A section of the Humulus lupulus chromosome 2, drHumLupu1.1, whole genome shotgun sequence genome encodes:
- the LOC133819159 gene encoding uncharacterized protein LOC133819159 → MKNVAVLSSATSAKSTTTTASIEEEYRDSSCYYYPGCRKDANCSCEMCLASINATLDLVPMSSLSKLSTASRPNPKVAVTPISFSASSLSTPRSDTPRTPVSPRLRSSARTNLKEKKLRRKERQWGCGSDFLRLFGVFSLIFMAEFGFFGIVSEVSKPVFTPDMVRNLGEKSSAVKDLKGKLRFLQKSLQGVVDLDKVSNCSYANSRWEISQDALLLSSHCKLYKSSREEIRIWGWPLQTAGLLTTGFSTRSFTIVSGRVTEWSDGKVGYVIRKANSSWAHQKWRSSAIQFDPNTWILEYRRSSILENPRLVSAALSILKYRVSRIVGQMKHDLWLFSAFESYQHHNFAAERAVQVPT, encoded by the exons ATGAAAAACGTCGCCGTTTTATCCTCAGCAACTTCGGCCAAATCGACCACCACTACCGCCTCCATCGAAGAAGAATACCGAGAcagctcctgctactactacccGGGTTGCCGAAAAGATGCGAATTGCAGCTGCGAAATGTGCTTGGCAAGTATCAATGCCACTCTTGACCTCGTTCCCATGAGCTCTCTCTCCAAGCTCTCCACCGCTTCTAGGCCAAATCCCAAGGTTGCAGTCACTCCCATCTCTTTTAGCGCTTCCAGTTTGTCCACGCCGAGATCGGACACCCCTCGGACTCCGGTGTCCCCACGTCTCAGATCATCTGCCAGGACTAATCTAAAAGAGAAGaagttgagaagaaaagagagacaATGGGGCTGCGGTAGCGATTTCTTGAGATTGTTTGGGGTGTTTAGCTtgattttcatggctgaatttgGGTTTTTTGGGATAGTTTCTGAGGTTTCAAAACCTGTGTTTACTCCGGATATGGTGAGGAATCTTGGAGAAAAATCTTCGGCTGTGAAAGATTTGAAAGGGAAACTGAGGTTCTTGCAGAAATCGTTGCAGGGTGTTGTTGACCTTGATAAGGTTTCTAATTGCAGCTACGCTAATTCCAGATGGGAAATCAGCCAG GATGCTTTGCTGCTAAGCTCGCACTGCAAATTGTACAAATCGTCCAGAGAGGAGATAAGAATATGGGGATGGCCTCTGCAGACAGCAGGATTACTCACAACTGGATTCTCTACTCGATCGTTCACCATTGTATCTGGCAGAGTCACAGAG TGGTCAGATGGAAAGGTTGGCTATGTCATTCGAAAGGCGAATTCCTCATGGGCTCACCAGAAATGGAGATCCTCTGCAATTCAATTCGATCCAAATACATGGATTCTGGAATATCGGCGCAGCTCAATACTTGAAAATCCAAGACTGGTTTCAGCAGCGCTATCAATCTTGAAATACAGGGTGTCAAGAATAGTTGGCCAGATGAAGCATGATTTATGGCTCTTCTCTGCTTTTGAGAGTTACCAACACCATAATTTCGCTGCCGAAAGGGCTGTACAAGTCCCAACCTGA
- the LOC133819158 gene encoding pentatricopeptide repeat-containing protein At4g14820 has product MASLTHTTLALPPKAVTTTTPATTTTLLTALSYSTSTAHLKQVHAQILRSKLDRSNSLLLKLVLASCVISPSLDYALSVFTHVSNPGTLLSNKFLREFSRRASAEKTLLVYEKMRKEGVGVDRFSFPAILKAASKASASFEGMEIHGLASKLGFCSDPFVETGLVRMYAGCGRVMEARLVFDKMSRRDVVAWSIMIDGYCQSGLFDKVFVLYEEMKNSNFEPDGMILSTILSACGRAGNLSYGKAIHDFIIENNVAVDSRLQSSLVAMYASCGSMDLAKKMFSMMSPKNLVVSTAMISGYSKLGQLQDARLIFDQMVEKDLVAWSSMISAYAESDWPQEALRLFNEMQQSGISPDHVTMLSVISACAHLGALDKANWIHIYVDRMGLGCTLSVNNALIDMYAKCGNLGRAREVFEKMPRKNVISWTSMINACAMHGDAFSALSFFNKMKERNVAPNGVTFVGLLYACSHAGLVEEGRKFFASMIGEYNIAPKHEHYGCMVDLFGRANLLREALEIVETMPMAPNVVIWGSLMAACRVYGECELGEFAAKRLLEMEPDHDGALVVLSNIYAKERRWDDVGKVRNLMKNSGIFKERGFSRIELNNEVHEFLMADKRHKHTDEIYDNLSRVVSELKLVGYVPNTSSVLVDLEEEEKKEVVLWHSEKLALSFGLLSKSKDSCIRIVKNLRICEDCHTFMKMSSKVYEREIVARDRTRFHHFKDGLCSCKDFW; this is encoded by the exons ATGGCAAGTCTAACACACACCACTTTAGCCCTCCCACCCAAGGCAGTCACCACCACCACCCCCGCCACCACCACCACTCTTCTCACGGCTCTGTCTTACTCCACCAGCACCGCTCACCTAAAACAAGTCCACGCCCAAATCCTCCGTTCCAAACTCGACCGTTCTAATTCACTCCTTCTCAAGCTCGTACTCGCCTCCTGCGTCATCTCCCCCAGCCTCGACTATGCTCTCTCCGTCTTCACTCATGTCTCGAATCCCGGTACCCTGTTGTCTAACAAGTTCTTGCGTGAATTTTCTCGCCGTGCCTCGGCGGAGAAGACCCTTTTGGTGTATGAGAAGATGCGAAAGGAAGGAGTGGGTGTGGACCGCTTCAGCTTTCCGGCTATCTTGAAGGCAGCGTCAAAAGCTTCGGCTTCGTTTGAGGGGATGGAGATTCATGGGCTCGCTTCGAAGTTGGGATTCTGTTCGGACCCCTTTGTGGAGACGGGATTGGTTCGAATGTATGCGGGCTGCGGGAGGGTTATGGAGGCTCGCTTGGTTTTCGATAAAATGTCTAGGCGAGATGTTGTCGCTTGGAGCATAATGATTGATGG GTACTGCCAGAGTGGTCTTTTTGACAAAGTTTTTGTTCTCTATGAAGAGATGAAGAACTCTAATTTCGAGCCAGATGGGATGATACTTTCTACCATTCTATCCGCATGTGGCCGAGCTGGAAATTTAAGCTATGGCAAAGCCATCCATGACTTCATCATTGAGAATAATGTTGCTGTTGATTCTCGTTTACAAAGCTCCCTTGTTGCTATGTATGCGAGTTGTGGCTCTATGGATTTGGCTAAAAAAATGTTTAGCATGATGTCACCCAAAAACTTAGTTGTTTCAACTGCCATGATTTCTGGATATTCAAAACTTGGGCAGCTTCAAGATGCTCGATTGATATTTGACCAAATGGTTGAGAAAGACTTGGTCGCTTGGAGTTCCATGATATCTGCTTATGCCGAGAGTGATTGGCCCCAAGAGGCGCTTAGGTTGTTCAATGAAATGCAACAGTCGGGAATAAGTCCTGACCATGTAACAATGTTGAGTGTCATTTCAGCCTGTGCTCATCTTGGTGCATTGGATAAAGCAAATTGGATCCATATTTACGTTGACAGGATGGGCCTTGGATGTACTTTATCTGTTAATAATGCTCTGATTGATATGTATGCTAAATGTGGGAACTTGGGAAGAGCAAGAGAGGTGTTTGAGAAGATGCCAAGAAAAAATGTGATATCTTGGACCAGTATGATTAATGCCTGTGCAATGCATGGTGATGCCTTCAGTGCTCTAAGTTTCTTCAATAAAATGAAAGAGAGAAATGTTGCACCCAATGGTGTCACATTTGTGGGTTTGCTTTATGCTTGCAGCCATGCCGGGTTGGTTGAGGAGGGTAGAAAGTTTTTTGCTTCAATGATTGGTGAATACAACATCGCTCCTAAACATGAACATTATGGTTGCATGGTTGATCTCTTTGGCCGTGCCAATCTCTTGAGAGAAGCTCTTGAGATTGTAGAGACTATGCCCATGGCTCCCAATGTTGTCATCTGGGGGTCTTTAATGGCAGCTTGTCGGGTTTATGGAGAGTGCGAGTTAGGAGAATTTGCTGCCAAACGCCTTCTTGAGATGGAACCTGACCATGACGGTGCCCTTGTTGTATTATCAAATATTTATGCCAAAGAAAGAAGATGGGATGATGTTGGGAAGGTGAGAAATCTAATGAAAAACAGTGGCATTTTTAAGGAGAGGGGATTTAGCAGAATTGAATTGAACAATGAAGTCCATGAGTTTTTAATGGCAGATAAAAGACATAAACACACAGATGAGATCTATGATAACTTAAGCAGGGTAGTTAGTGAGTTAAAACTGGTTGGTTATGTTCCAAATACAAGCAGTGTTTTGGTTGATCTGGAAGAGGAAGAAAAGAAGGAAGTGGTTCTTTGGCACAGTGAGAAGTTGGCACTTTCTTTTGGGTTGCTAAGCAAAAGTAAAGATTCATGCATTCGCATAGTTAAAAATCTTAGGATTTGCGAGGACTGCCACACTTTCATGAAGATGTCCTCAAAGGTGTACGAGAGAGAAATTGTTGCAAGAGATAGGACTAGGTTTCACCATTTCAAAGATGGTCTCTGCTCTTGTAAAGACTTTTGGTAA